The genomic region TGCACGAGAAGAAATTGCTCAGGCTTTTGCTCCAAAAACCCATGCTTCCACATTTGGTGGAAATCCTGTTGCCTGTGCGGCTGCAGTGGCAACTCTTGAGACATTGCTTGAAGATGGTTATCTTCTTGACTACTGCCAGCGAATTGCAAAGTATTTCATGAAAAAGCTGAGTGTATTAAAAGAAAAATATTCGGAAATGATTAAAGAAATAAGAGGCATGGGACTTTTAATTGGCATAGAGTTAACACAGAATGGAGCTCAGATTGTTAAAAAATGTATGGAAAAGGGACTTTTAGTAGGACTGGCAGGAGATGGTTCTGTTATTAGATTTACTCCACCCTTAATAATTGAAAAAGATGATGTGGATGAAGCAATCTCTATTTTTGATAAGGCATTGAGGGAGGTCTCACAGTGAAAAGAGATTATCTCAGAGTTTTTGATTTAAACAGAGATGAGTTTATTTCATTGATAAATAGAGCAATTGAGTTTAAATCAAATAAAGAGTTTTCAAAATGTCCTCTCATTGGAAAAAGCGTAGGAATGATTTTTGAAAAACCATCCACCAGAACAAGGGTTTCTTTTGAAGTTGCGGTGTATCAACTTGGTGGACATTCTGTGTGTTTAAGCTCAAGGGAACTGCAGCTTTCACGAGGAGAAACGATAAGAGACACTGCAGAGGTGCTTTCAAGATATCTTGACTGCATAGTAATCAGAACATTTTCTCATAGTATAATTGAAGAGTTTGCAAAGTGGTCAACTGTTCCAGTGATAAATGCTTTAACAGATGAACACCATCCCTGTCAGGCAATGGCAGACATGATGACAATTTTGGAAAAAAAGGGAAGTTTTGAAGGAATTAAGCTTGCCTATGTGGGAGACGGAAACAATGTGGCAAACTCTTTAATTGAAGCAAGTGCTTTAACGGGAGTGAAAATTCATGTAGCAACACCTGAAGGGTTTGAGCCTTCAGAAGAAGTAGTTGAAAAGGCAAAAGCTTATACTGAAGTAAAAATCTTTAACAATCCAGAAGAGGCTGTTAAAATGGCTGATGCAATATATACTGATGTATGGCTTAGTATGGGTGAAGAAGAAAACATTGAAAAGAAAAGAAAATTGAAAGATTTTCAGGTAAACAACGAGCTATTAAAACATGCAAAACCTGACGCCATTGTGATGCACTGTCTACCAGCTCACAGAGGAGAAGAGATCACTGATGAAGTGCTTGACGGACCTCGGAGCGTTGTCCTTGAGCAAGCAGAAAATAGACTCCATACCTCAAAGGCAATTCTTGAATTTTTGCTTATCATGTAGGAATTTTCCTACAATTGTGTAAGATTTTTCTGATTTACAACCTCCTATAAATTGTAGATAATTTATTAAAAACTTTTTAAGGAGGTTAAGCTATGCCCTGGAAAATGGACATCAATCCATTGGGTAGTCTTGCCTTAAGTGCTCTGGTTGCGGCAGTGCCTATTCTTTATCTCTTCTGGGCACTTGCCTACAAGAGAATGAAAGGGCACTGGGCAGCAATCTCAGCTGTAGCCATTGCTGTTTTGATCTCAATTGTTGCCTATGGAATGCCAGTGAATCTTTCTGTTCTTTCAGTTTTTAATGGTTTTCTTTTCGGTCTGTGGCCTGTTTGCTGGATCGTTGTTACAGCAGTTTATATTTATAATCTTTCCGTTGAAACAAAACAGTTTGAAGTTATCAAGAACTCGCTGGCTGCGATCTCCGATGACAGAAGAGTTCAGGCAGTAATTATTGCTTACTCTTTTGGTGCATTTCTTGAAGGTGCTGCAGGATTTGGAACACCTGTGGCAATCTCAGCTGCAATGCTTGCAGGATTGGGATTCAATCCAATTTATGCTGCAGGTATCTGTCTTATTGCAAACACAGCACCTGTTGCCTTCGGTGCAATTGGAATTCCTATTGTTGTTGGCTCAGCAGTCTCTGGCGTTGATATGATGGCAATGAGTAAGATGGTGGGAAGACAGCTTCCATTTTTCAGCATTATTGTTCCATTTTATATGGCTGTTGTTATGGCTGGATGGAAAAAAGCTGTTGAAATTTGGCCTATTCTTTTAGTAAGTGGTGGTTCTTTTGCATTAACACAGTTTTTAGTATCCAATTATATTGGTCCTTATCTACCAGACATTCTTTCATCAATTGTTTCTATTATTGCGACAGTAATATTTGCTAAAATATGGCATCCAAAGGAATCCTGGACCTTTGAACATGAAGCAGCAGCAACAGGAAGAGCAAAACTTGAATTTACTGCAGGACAGGTCTTTAGAGCATGGGCACCCTTTATTCTTCTTTCAATTTTCGTTGCTGCATGGGGAGTAAAGCCAATTAAAGCAGCACTGGATCAACTTTTAACAATAAAATTCCCGATAACAGGTCTTGATAAAGAAGTTATAGATCATCTTGGGAAACCAAAGGCTGCTGTTTATGTATTTAATATTCTTTCAGCAGCAGGAACTGCAATTCTTTTTGCAGGAATTCTTTCAATTCCAGTAATGGGAGCATCAATTGGAACAGCTCTCAGGGTTGCTGGACGGACTCTTAATCAGCTTAAGTGGCCTATCGTAACAATTGGAACAATTCTTGGATTTGCCTATCTTTATAACTTCTCAGGAATGGCGATTACTCTTGGTTATGCCTTTGCATCAACAGGAGCAATTTTCCCATTCTTTGCAGCATTTCTTGGCTGGCTTGGAGTTTTCATGACAGGTTCAGATACATCGTCGAATGCTCTTTTTGGAAAGCTTCAGGAAGTTACTGCCCGCCAGATTGGAGTTGATCCTGTTCTTACAGTGGCATCAAACTCATCCGGTGGTGTTTTTGGAAAGATGATTTCTCCTCAATCAATAGCAGTAGCAACTGCAGCAACTGGATATGTTGGACATGAAGGTGATATTTTTAGATTTACTCTCAAACACTCCATAATCCTTACCTTCATCATGGGAGTGCTTGCAATGCTTCAGGCATATGTATTTACATGGATGATCCCTCACTGGGAGCAGGTCGTACAAGCAGCTGCAGCAGCAAAACCTGCTGCTTCCACAGGAATTCCTGCACAAGGAATTAATTACCTTATTATTACATTTGCAGTTTCAATATTTATTGTGATAATTTCAAGAGTTGTTGGAAGAGGAGCTGTAAAATGATTGATAGCAACTTCATAAATAAGTGTAGAAATATTTTCGGTCCGGAAAATGTTATCACTGATAAAGCAGAATTGATAACTTATAGCTATGATGCCACCCCCGGGATTCCTCGGGAAATCCCCGGGGTGGTTGTTTTCCCTGAAAATACAAAACAGATTCAGGAACTCATATTTCTTGCAAGGCAGACAAAAACACCAATATATCCAAGAGGTGCAGGAACATGCCTAAGTGGAGGACCTGTGCCTCTAAGCAGAGGAGTTGTTATTTCCTTTCAAAAGATGAATAAAATTCTGGAGATTGATCCTGACAACTTAACAGCAACTGTTCAGCCCGGAGTTATTATCGCTGATTTGAACAATGCTGTTGCAAAATATGGACTTCTTTATCCACCAGATCCCGGCTCTATGGCAACTGCAACAGTTGGTGGCTCAGTGGCTGAAAACTCTGGAGGATTACGAGGATTGAAATACGGAGTGACAAAGCACTACATAATGGGAATGGAAGTTGTGCTTCCAACAGGAGAGGTTTTCCGTTATGGTGGAAAAACAGTAAAAAATGTTACAGCCTATGATTTTACAAGTCTTTTTGTTGGCTCTGAAGGAACACTTGGAATAATTACTGAAATAATATGCAAACTCATTCCTGCACCAAAATATCGTAAATCAATGATTGCATTCTTTGACAGGCTTGAAGATGCTGGAAAAACTGTTACTGATATTGTTCGAAATCATGTAATTCCTGCAACTCTTGAAATAATGGACAAAGTCACCATTCAGACTGTGGAAAACTATGCAAAAGTAGGACTTCCCACTGATGTGGAAGCTCTGCTACTCATAGAAGTTGATGGCATGGGTAAAGATTCTGTTGAGTGGGAAGCGCAAAAATGCGTTGAAATAATAAAACAGAACAATGGAAGATATAAAATAGCGGAAACTGATGCAGAAAGAGACGCCCTCTGGGCAGCCCGAAGAGCAGCATTACCAGCCCTTGCTCAGGTAAAACCTGCAACAGTGCTTGAAGACGCCACTGTTCCAAGAACAAAGATTGTTGACATGCTGGTTTCAATTCAAAATATTGCCAAAAAGTACAATTTAATGATTGGAACATTTGGTCATGCAGGGGATGGTAATCTTCATCCAACAATTCTGATAGATCCCCTTGATAAGGATGAGATGGAAAGACTTCATAAAGCAGTTGATGAAATATTTGAAGTGGCGCTGTCTTTTGGTGGCACTCTTTCTGGAGAACATGGAATTGGAGTGGCAAAGATCAAGTATCTCAAAAACGAAATCGGACGCTCCGGCGTTGAAACAATGCGCAGAATCAAGCAGGCACTTGATCCTGACAATATATTAAATCCCGGAAAGCTTGTTCCTCTGGAGGAATAAAGTGGCTAAAACAGTCTTTGATGATATCTCAACTTTAAAAAAAGAGCTGCTCAGATGCATGAAATGCGGCAATTGCATGTCCGTATGTCCCGTTTACAATGTGGAAAAAAAGGAATCCTCTGTTGCTCGCGGTAAAATTGCCCTTGGAGAGGCAATTATTGATGACAAAATTAATATAGATGATGAAACCCTTGTGAAACTCATTTTCAACTGTCTTGTATGCAAATCCTGCATGCTTGCATGTCCTTCTGGCGTAAGATTTGACAGAATTATTCTTGGACTTAGAGCAGCTATTGCAAGAAAAAAAGGAATTCCCTTTGTGAAAAAAGCTCTTTTTGGATTGTTGAAAAATCCAGAGCTTTTTGACAGAGGCATGAAAGCCTTTGCAGCCATGCAGGGATTTTTTCTTACAAAAGAAGGAGAAAAAATACGTGCACCAAGAGGATTTTTAAAACAGTTCGGGAAGAGATTTGATAGTGATTTCGTCTTACCAGAACTCAGCAAAGAAAGCTTCAGGGATAAGGTCTCTGAAGTCATAAATGTAGAAAATCCCCAGGCAACTGTAATATTTTTCACAGGCTGTTCTGTTAACTATTTTTATCCAGAGGTTGGTGAAGACCTGATTTATGTGCTTAAGAGAAACAATGTTACAGTTATAACTCCAAAAAATCAGAACTGCTGTGGAATGCCTGTAATGGTTCACGGAGATATTGAAACAGCAAGACAGCTTGCAAAGAAAAATCTTGATGTCTTTGAAAAAACTGCTGCCCAGTATATTGTCACAGTATGTGGCTCCTGTGGAAGCGCCATTAAGCATGAATATCCAATTATTCTTGAAGCAACAGAATATGAGGAAATGGCAAAAAAATGGGCTGAGAGAGTTTACGATATTTCAATATTTCTTTTGAAAGTCATTAAATTTGAGCCACCAAAGGGGAAAGTGGAGCTAAAAGTTACCTATCATGATCCATGTCACCTTAAAAAATCAATGAAGGTATTTAATGAGCCAAGACAGTTACTTAAAATGATACCGGGTGTGAGTCTTGTAGAGATGAAAAAACCTGATGCCTGCTGCGGTAGTGGTGGCAGTTATCATTTAACTCATGCTGAGACTGCTTTAAAAATTGCTCAGGCTAAGACAGAGGATATAAAGCAGACTCAGGCAGATGTGGTCTGCACAGGATGTCCTGCCTGTATGATGGAACTTTTTGAAGGAATCCGAAGATGGAATGGAAACTGTAAAGTTTTGCATACAGTTAATTTGCTGGCTAAGGCATATAAAAAAGAGGAGGCATAATGTGTTTGAGCTTTTTAAACAAAAGGCAGAGGCAATAAATGCAGAAGTACACAAATTCAGCAGTAAAGCAGAGGCTCTTGATTTCATAAAGGATTTTATTAAGCAGAATACTCCAAATAAAATTTCAAAGGGAGTGGTATGGTGTGATTCCGAATTCCTTGAAGGAGTTGATAAAGATACATTGCAAAAAGAGCTTCCTCAAATTGAGTTCAACATAGATCTCAATTCAGCAACATCAGCAAAAATAGGGATAAATCAGGCTGATTTTGGAATTGCAGAGACAGGAAGCCTTGTTGAAATATCAGAGAATGTCTCAAAAAGACTCTGTTCCACTTTACCTGAAATTCATATAGCAATCCTTCCAATGAAGAAGATTTTACCTGACATGGAGTCAGTATTTAAACAGATAGAAATTAACAAAATTCCATATATGACAGTAATAAGTGGTCCAAGCAGAACTGCTGATATAGAAAGAGTTCTTACAATCGGGGTACATGGACCTGAAAGGGTTGTTATTCTTTGTGTTGAAAATTTTTAGGAGGTTTATAAGTGATTAAGGAGGAGATAAGAAAAGCTCTATCCAACGCAAACCTTGGTGGAGCATTAACGAGATTTTCAGAAGCCTATGCTGTAAGCAGGCGTAAAGCCTATGAGGGACTTGATTTTGAGGAAATAAGAGAAAAAATAGCCTCTGCCAAAGCCTATGTGGCAGAGCATCTTGATAAAGTTGTGCAAACTTTTATTAAATCTGCTCAGGCAAACGGAGCAAAGGTTTTCTATACAAAAAGCCCGGATGAGGTGAGAAATTACATAATTGAACTGGCAAAGAAAAACAATGTAAAAAGCATTGTAAAATCAAAATCAATGGCAACAGAGGAGATTCATCTTAATAAGTATCTAAGACAAGAGGGCATTGAAGTTGATGAAACAGACTTAGGAGAGTGGATTATTCAGCTTGCAGGTCAGAGACCTTCTCACATGGTGCTTCCTGCAATACACCTTACAAGATATGATGTTTCCGATGTTTTTACAAAGAAGGTTGAACCTGTTGAGCCAGATATTGCCCAGATGGTTAAATTCGCAAGAAAACATTTAAGAAGAAAATTTCTTGCTGCAGATATGGGTATTACAGGAGCAAATATAGCTATTGCAGAAACAGGAACGATTGTTATATTCACCAATGAAGGTAACGGTCGTCTTACAATGACTTTACCTAAGATTCATGTGGCTGTGGTTGGCGTGGAAAAACTTGTGGCAAAAATGGAGGATATATTTCCAATTATAAAAGCTCTTCCCAGAAGTGCAACTGCCCAGCTTATTACAAGTTACATCTCCTTTGTTAGCAGACCCTATACGCACATAGATGGCTCTCAGAAGGAGTTTCATATAATACTTTTTGACAACAACCGTAGTGCCATAGCAAAAGACCCGATTTTTAAACAAACTCTGCAATGCATACGCTGTGCCTCATGTCTCAATGTATGTCCTGTATTTAGACTTATTGGTGGACATGTTTTTGGAAAGGTTTATACAGGTGGAATTGGAACAATTCTCACAGCATGGACAGAAGGGCTCAGAGCTTCAAAGGATATTCAGGGACTCTGTATTCAATGTGGAAACTGTGTTAAGGTATGTCCAGGTAAGATAAATATTCCAGAACTTATCTTAGAGATAAGGAAGAGACTTGCAAAAGAAGAGGGATTGAGTTTTAAAACAAAAGCAATATATTCTGTCGTAAACAACAGAAAATTATTTCATTCCATACTGAGAGCGGCATCAAAACTTCAAAAACCCTTTGAATCAAAGGGACTTATAAGGCATCTTCCATTCTTTCTGTCAGAATTAACTCAGGAAAGAAGCCTGCCTGCTATTGCGGATGTTCCTTTCAGAGATAGATTCAAAAAAATGAAACAGCCAGAATCAAAAATCAAGGCTGTATTCTTTGCAGGTTGCCTTATTGATTTTGCCTATCCTGAAGTTGGAGAAGCCCTTGTTAAACTGCTTAATGCTGCAGGCATAGAAGTTCTGTTTCCAGATGAGCAAACATGCTGTGGTGCACCTGCAAGATACTCTGGTGTAATGGATGTGGCAGCAAACAATTCAAAACAGAATGTGGAAGCACTTTTAAGTGTGGATGCAGACTATGTTGTATCTGCCTGCCCAACATGCACTGTGGCACTTAAAAAACAGTTTATTAAGGACATAAAGGAACAGAACTATAATGAAAAATTAATAAGCTCCGCTCAAAGGCTTGCGGAAAAGGTATTTGATGCCTCTGAGTTAGTCAATAAGCTCATAAAGGGTGGCAGAATTAAATTTAAAGAACTTCCTGAAATCACCTTCACCTATCATGATCCCTGCCATCTTATAAGAAGTCTTAATATATCTCAGGAGCCAAGAGAGAGCCTTATTTCAGCAGGGCTTAAACTCGTTGAAATGTTTGAGTCTGACACATGTTGTGGAATGGGTGGAAGTTATTCACTGAAATTTCCTGAAATATCAGGCACCATACTTAGAAGAAAGCTTGAAAATATCAAAAAAACGGAAACAAAGCTTGTTTGCACAGATTGCCCTGGCTGTGTCATGCAAATAAGAGGAGGAATTGATAAAGAGGGACTTCAGATAGAAGTAAAACACTCACTGGTAGTTCTTGCTGAAAGAATTAAATGAGAAATTTATAATAGAACGCTCAAAACAACCACAGGAGGATGTATATGTTAGGAGATCTCT from Thermodesulfovibrio sp. 3907-1M harbors:
- the argF gene encoding ornithine carbamoyltransferase, which produces MKRDYLRVFDLNRDEFISLINRAIEFKSNKEFSKCPLIGKSVGMIFEKPSTRTRVSFEVAVYQLGGHSVCLSSRELQLSRGETIRDTAEVLSRYLDCIVIRTFSHSIIEEFAKWSTVPVINALTDEHHPCQAMADMMTILEKKGSFEGIKLAYVGDGNNVANSLIEASALTGVKIHVATPEGFEPSEEVVEKAKAYTEVKIFNNPEEAVKMADAIYTDVWLSMGEEENIEKKRKLKDFQVNNELLKHAKPDAIVMHCLPAHRGEEITDEVLDGPRSVVLEQAENRLHTSKAILEFLLIM
- a CDS encoding lactate permease LctP family transporter codes for the protein MPWKMDINPLGSLALSALVAAVPILYLFWALAYKRMKGHWAAISAVAIAVLISIVAYGMPVNLSVLSVFNGFLFGLWPVCWIVVTAVYIYNLSVETKQFEVIKNSLAAISDDRRVQAVIIAYSFGAFLEGAAGFGTPVAISAAMLAGLGFNPIYAAGICLIANTAPVAFGAIGIPIVVGSAVSGVDMMAMSKMVGRQLPFFSIIVPFYMAVVMAGWKKAVEIWPILLVSGGSFALTQFLVSNYIGPYLPDILSSIVSIIATVIFAKIWHPKESWTFEHEAAATGRAKLEFTAGQVFRAWAPFILLSIFVAAWGVKPIKAALDQLLTIKFPITGLDKEVIDHLGKPKAAVYVFNILSAAGTAILFAGILSIPVMGASIGTALRVAGRTLNQLKWPIVTIGTILGFAYLYNFSGMAITLGYAFASTGAIFPFFAAFLGWLGVFMTGSDTSSNALFGKLQEVTARQIGVDPVLTVASNSSGGVFGKMISPQSIAVATAATGYVGHEGDIFRFTLKHSIILTFIMGVLAMLQAYVFTWMIPHWEQVVQAAAAAKPAASTGIPAQGINYLIITFAVSIFIVIISRVVGRGAVK
- a CDS encoding FAD-linked oxidase C-terminal domain-containing protein, with the translated sequence MIDSNFINKCRNIFGPENVITDKAELITYSYDATPGIPREIPGVVVFPENTKQIQELIFLARQTKTPIYPRGAGTCLSGGPVPLSRGVVISFQKMNKILEIDPDNLTATVQPGVIIADLNNAVAKYGLLYPPDPGSMATATVGGSVAENSGGLRGLKYGVTKHYIMGMEVVLPTGEVFRYGGKTVKNVTAYDFTSLFVGSEGTLGIITEIICKLIPAPKYRKSMIAFFDRLEDAGKTVTDIVRNHVIPATLEIMDKVTIQTVENYAKVGLPTDVEALLLIEVDGMGKDSVEWEAQKCVEIIKQNNGRYKIAETDAERDALWAARRAALPALAQVKPATVLEDATVPRTKIVDMLVSIQNIAKKYNLMIGTFGHAGDGNLHPTILIDPLDKDEMERLHKAVDEIFEVALSFGGTLSGEHGIGVAKIKYLKNEIGRSGVETMRRIKQALDPDNILNPGKLVPLEE
- a CDS encoding (Fe-S)-binding protein; amino-acid sequence: MAKTVFDDISTLKKELLRCMKCGNCMSVCPVYNVEKKESSVARGKIALGEAIIDDKINIDDETLVKLIFNCLVCKSCMLACPSGVRFDRIILGLRAAIARKKGIPFVKKALFGLLKNPELFDRGMKAFAAMQGFFLTKEGEKIRAPRGFLKQFGKRFDSDFVLPELSKESFRDKVSEVINVENPQATVIFFTGCSVNYFYPEVGEDLIYVLKRNNVTVITPKNQNCCGMPVMVHGDIETARQLAKKNLDVFEKTAAQYIVTVCGSCGSAIKHEYPIILEATEYEEMAKKWAERVYDISIFLLKVIKFEPPKGKVELKVTYHDPCHLKKSMKVFNEPRQLLKMIPGVSLVEMKKPDACCGSGGSYHLTHAETALKIAQAKTEDIKQTQADVVCTGCPACMMELFEGIRRWNGNCKVLHTVNLLAKAYKKEEA
- a CDS encoding lactate utilization protein gives rise to the protein MFELFKQKAEAINAEVHKFSSKAEALDFIKDFIKQNTPNKISKGVVWCDSEFLEGVDKDTLQKELPQIEFNIDLNSATSAKIGINQADFGIAETGSLVEISENVSKRLCSTLPEIHIAILPMKKILPDMESVFKQIEINKIPYMTVISGPSRTADIERVLTIGVHGPERVVILCVENF
- the ldhH gene encoding L-lactate dehydrogenase (quinone) large subunit LdhH; the encoded protein is MIKEEIRKALSNANLGGALTRFSEAYAVSRRKAYEGLDFEEIREKIASAKAYVAEHLDKVVQTFIKSAQANGAKVFYTKSPDEVRNYIIELAKKNNVKSIVKSKSMATEEIHLNKYLRQEGIEVDETDLGEWIIQLAGQRPSHMVLPAIHLTRYDVSDVFTKKVEPVEPDIAQMVKFARKHLRRKFLAADMGITGANIAIAETGTIVIFTNEGNGRLTMTLPKIHVAVVGVEKLVAKMEDIFPIIKALPRSATAQLITSYISFVSRPYTHIDGSQKEFHIILFDNNRSAIAKDPIFKQTLQCIRCASCLNVCPVFRLIGGHVFGKVYTGGIGTILTAWTEGLRASKDIQGLCIQCGNCVKVCPGKINIPELILEIRKRLAKEEGLSFKTKAIYSVVNNRKLFHSILRAASKLQKPFESKGLIRHLPFFLSELTQERSLPAIADVPFRDRFKKMKQPESKIKAVFFAGCLIDFAYPEVGEALVKLLNAAGIEVLFPDEQTCCGAPARYSGVMDVAANNSKQNVEALLSVDADYVVSACPTCTVALKKQFIKDIKEQNYNEKLISSAQRLAEKVFDASELVNKLIKGGRIKFKELPEITFTYHDPCHLIRSLNISQEPRESLISAGLKLVEMFESDTCCGMGGSYSLKFPEISGTILRRKLENIKKTETKLVCTDCPGCVMQIRGGIDKEGLQIEVKHSLVVLAERIK